The DNA window CCGGTGCTCATGAACGAGTCCAGGTTGTTGGTCCCCAATGTCTATGCTACCATTTGGCCCTATAGAGGATTAATTCATCTCTAGTTagagtttcaactttcaagtggAGTTGATCCAGCTTGCTTGTTAGCTCAATGGTGACCATGTACTCAACACCTACCAGATATTGGCAGGATTATGACTGTGGATGAAGCAAACCGCTATGCAGAGTATGCTGTTGCTAGATTTTTGGAAGCTAGCAGGATTTCTCTAAGAGCTGGTGCAAATGAATCTGCTTTGGTCACCATGAGGCCTGCACTCACCAGCAGAGCCTCACCATCCTGTGATTTATCATCTGAACTCTGATGGATTGTTCTGAGATTTAACCACAATTCTGCATAATGATTTGCACCGCATCAGCTTTTGGTCGATAAGAACTCATATAATGTGCTAAGCAAACATAGGTAGGTTGGTGTACTACAAAGTGTGCTAGCATTATGTAATTGTTAGATCTTAAACATGGCATTATACATAGACATCATGGTACTTCATATCTCAAGCTTTTACTTCAGCTGTCCACTGATAAGGCTGAGATATCAGCTCAGAAGTATCTGATAATACCTACGTCGCAGTACACCTTAGCTGCTCCGCCGCCAGACAATGGCGGTACCCGACCATTCTCATCTCGCCACAGCTGCTTGAAAATGCCAAGTGCGACATCGTCTGGCCAACCAACTTCTCCAACACCATTAGCCTCTccaatggcggcggcagcggcacaaCGGACAGATGGAGGAGCACGGTGGTGCTTGGTTGCCGGGTTGAAGGAGCACACGCAGACGGGTTCCATCCTACTTACCGTCCGCCACCGGTCTCTagggccgccaccaccgctctgCCTTGAAGGTTGTCCTCCAATACACGTTGGAGGCGCCAGCCAATGCTCCGCTTGAGGCCGTGTCGTCACTCTGCCATGAGGTCAGGCCATCGCACAagccggggagggagagagataggTGAAGAGAGGTAAGGGTCACTGATAAGTAGGCCCCACCATATGCCACGTCAACAAAACTGGGGAAAATTTTGGTCCATACTGCCAAGGGACTTACTATGCATGGTTTCTAATAATTGAGGGGTAGAGATTGCTGGTATTGGGGATTAGGGATGTAATACATACTCGATGTAAAGTTGAGAGAtgtcagatgaacttattccgtttATAAATGTGTTGATTGCAAATAAAGTTGCATTCTAATTATAAAATGCGTATCAACTTGATTGTGAAACACCTTGAAATTGTTATTCATATTCCTTGTTGCCTGAGTTTATTCTTTATTGCGTGGTCAATTATTGACATTGCTTAACATTGCTTATTTAGATGATTTTACACTTGACATTTGGTATATGGATGTGAATACAATGATCACTAATTGTGAGTGATTGTCGGAGGACGgctggagacatgagcgccatccgcaacaaaaaaaaatcattattgTAACCAAAAacttaataaaacaaaataattttgattgGGGCGGTATGGATAGAATATGGGTGGTTCTATGAAACGACAAGCCTTCaaccctggtcagttaaggactgAGTCAAGAAGCTATGCAGGAAATGAACCAAGTACGACCACATTTCTAGAATGGGTATAGACCCGGTGGACTAAGTAACCCGAGTAGAGGGGCACCTTTCATGGTAGTTCTACAGTTATTACTGTTGTGCGGAAGATGTGTTGGAACAATTAAACATCATGAAGATATATTATGTAATCCCCATAGTACCTTAGAAACGCCAAGTAGGGTTGGGCGCTAGGGTGCAATGGGGATCCAATAGTCCTTGGAGAGGGTGCCGCAGTGTGAGGGTGACTGAAAAACTAGGACGTGACAAGTCTCATCTGTTGGGTGCGTCACGAAGGGATTAAAAGCATACATCCACTACAGTGTGAGTAAACAAATATATCCGAATCGCCATGCTCGTGGTTAATTGAGCGTTGGGTCTTGTACTACTCTTGACTAGCCTCATATGTTTTAATCTTGCTTAGAATAGGATTGAGAGGGAATGTGTGACCTTGCTCGATGTGCAGGAAGGTCGGATTGATCAAGAATGTGGAAAACTGGATGCGAGGGTAAACCGGACCAAACGACAACCTCAACTTAAAGTTGTTTTCAATTAAAACTGCTAAGCCACAAGTTTGTGAAATGAATTGTGAAGTGTCGCTTTATGAAAATAAACCAAGCCATCCTTGAAACCCTGTGTACACTAATGCATTATGTAGtagtggcttgctgagtacgttggtACTCACTTTTGCTTAATTAATTCCTTTAGAAGAAGGTGTTGGAGTCGACCCATACCTGTGCCATGCTAACGAGCAGGTGCCGAAGACGGTGAAGTAGGGACCTAGGTTCACTAGTCGCTGCCTGTGGAATAAGATGGGCTGTTGCTGTTTCGTTTCCGCTACCTTATCTACCTCTTTTGATATTTGGTATTGTAATTGACCATGCTTGGTCTATTTAGGTCCCACTCTGGCTACCCTTGTATTATTAATgtattgtaaaacttttataacgATGTCAGCTATGTGACATGTAACTTTGTTATGTGTGTATCATCTATTGATCAAGAGAATGGTATTGTAAACACATGGGGATTCTGATGTATAAAACCGAGGGCCCACAAAATTGCAATACACGCTGAACGACTTAGAAGGGGTTGGTAGACAAGCTAAAGCTCGATTGTTTGGGACAGATAATTTCATATAGTTTATCTATGCGACTTCTTAACTCTCTTATGTTGGGTATATGCGTCACGAATGGTTTGTGTTGGTATGTGTCTCACGAATCAAAAACCGATGGTTCAGTTCCTTTTCCATTAATAAAGTTGCTTTCTCCTCCCGCTGCAATGTCTTCCTTCTCCTTGCATTCTTTCTACTCCATCTTCCTACGTTTTCCCTCCAACTAGCATTCAGGTTTGTAGCGACGTTCAAATTGCTCTCAGTACGACGTCAACCGATGGTGCATTATGAGGCAAAATTGTAGGAAAGACACAAAACCAACAAGGGCaatgaaaataatgaaaaaatatTCCTAACAATATCGATCTTCCATCAAAAGTATTCAATTCTTACCCccatttttcaaactttttaatAAACAAAACTCACGCAGCTACGGGTAATAAATCGCCCTACCATAAGGCAGGGCATATAAATTGTCCTACGGTAAGGTGATTTAAACTCATCTAACCACTGTCCACTGCTCGATGTTGCATTAGCCATGTTCGTGTTATTTTTCTCTACTTCTCTTCAAATCTCAATAAATTTTGGAAGCACAACATGTCCATCTCGATTATGATATAGTTCGCACATTCTGTTGCTCGCTGTTGCTGCTCTCGTTGATGTGTTGCTTAGTGGCAAAACAGAAATGCGAATTTACCTTTATATGCAACTGTTTACaccaaaaggggaaaaaaacggGTACCTTGCAAAAAGGAGTATAACTTTGCAGTTTCAAGTCCCACTTCAACTACAACCCAATCTGCATTACAGGATGGGAGTCTAAAACGACTGCAGTTTCAGCGTTTTTGAGGCCTGCAGAGACACTGGGCTCGCGTTGCAGCAAAAGATtaggcggcggcgcccacggtggcgccggcggtgagCCTCGACGAGCCGTAGAGAGTCTCCTCGAACCGGATGATCTCGTTCTTGGAACCGTAGGCCACTTGAGTCCGCTCGTCGAGGTTGTTGATCACCTTGTCCAGCACCGACTGTTTGCCGTCGCTGCTGCACCCGCCGGCTTTCTCTATCAAGAAACCCAACGGCGCCACCTCGAACAGGAGCCTCAGCTTGGCCTTGGCTGTCGGAGACGTCACGTTGGTGAAGATGCCCTTCTCCTTAACTATGATCTGCATCATAAAAGATCCCATCAAGGTAGGCATCTCATATTTCTCGTAGCAATTCTGCATTCAATTTACCGGATTTTGTGACAGTTCTGAACTAATTAATGACATGGCTTTAGGAGTTCCATATTAGTGGGTTTTGTATGCTGATGTCTTCAAGCCAGGATGACGTAAacgtttattttctttttttggcagaGATTTAATATAGTAATTAGGCACATTTTTGGTTTAACACATGGTTCTGACAGTTGCAGATTTTGTGGTAAGTACCTGGTTGACATCAGGAACCATTCCTCCAGTGTAACGCAATGTGTACTTCTCCTTGACATAGTAGTTGATGAGCTGAGAAGGTACATTTTGCAGTCATTAGACCCATGAAAAGCAAAAACTTCTTGACAAATATGATGACACCAGTACCAAAAGAGTTGTACCTTGTCATATTCAGGATTATCAAATGTAGCCCTCAGGTTACCAGGAGAGAACATTTTCCCCTCTCCAATGGTTGTGGTGTCCTTGACATGCTGCCATTTTCCTGCAATATTGGTTGGAAGTCTGAATACAGGTTGTATACTTAGAATAACTTAATTGGTAGTTCCAATTGTTGGAACGCGGAGCAACCTTCAtcaagaagaaggaattcaTGAGTTCCAGGACAGTCTTTGAGAGCGATAATGTAAGTAGTGCGAGGGCCATAGATGCCCATGGCAGCAGCAACTTGGTCTCCACCGGTGACGCCTGTCAGCTTGTCACCAGGCCAGACACCAAATATGGTTCCAACTGTGAAGTTCGTGTCGACAATGCTGGACCCATCAAGAGGGTCGAATGCTACACTGAAACCACCTGCAAGATGACAGCAAGACAGAAAATTCAGAGGACACGAATCTGCAGAAGGCAAATTTTTGGTATCGTTTAAATGTTTTGTAACACCAGTTTAAACACATTTTAGCAAAATTGAATTGCAAGATAAAGTGCTTAAAACTTGGGGAAGGTGGTGATGTGGTGAGTTTTCCCCTTGCTCTGCATTAAGGATATAATCTCTAATAGAATTGTGCTTCattgaaatattatattatttgcACAGATAAATAATCGTTCATATATATCCAACATTGTTTTCGGTTTGTGGGGGAGGATGGATTACCATCGACTGGTCCACCCATGTCTTGCAGCTCCGGGACTTCCTCGGAGCACGCATACTTGCAGACATGAGAGTATTCCAGAGCCTACATGGAGTGGTACGTTGTACAAATAAGTCAAGTGCAAAAGCATGATGCGATATATGCGTCATATAGCATACCcggatgaatgaatgaataacCATTGCAAACTTCTAAGCACCTCGAAGAGGAGCTTGTCGGCGAGCATATCGACGGCGAGCTGCTCGTCACCGAAGGAGTTGACGCAGGCGGTGCCGCCGCACGACGCCGTCCTGACCTTGAACGAGATCGTCCTCATCGCCTCCCCCATGCAGATGAGCAGCCTGATGAGGTTCTTGTCCGGCGTCGCCTTGGTCAGGAACTCCTCCTGGCACCATAGTCAGTTAGTCACACACACATCAGCGTAATCTTCACATGGCATGTGACACACACAGTTGCACAACTTGTATACGCGTGCACGCACCAGGCTGTCCCCGATCTCGCACCGGGTGCTGAGCGCCGCCCGGCTCGCCGCCTTGGACTGCCTCCCAGACGGCAGCGACCTCGCCGTGTTAACCCGCAGCGACTCGCCGTAGAACGTGCTCGGTGGTCTAGCGGCCTTCCATGGCATTGCAAACACATACGATTAATTTATGTCACCGCGTTGCTACATGCAAAGTGCAGGCTATGGCAAGTGGCCGGCCGTGTTTCCATACCTTGGGCCTGTAGGACTGCGAGAAGGACATGGCGGCGCAGCACGCTGGCGAGCGCGTCGCCGCCCCGCGGGTGTAGCTGGCCGCGGCCACCGTCTCCATGGCCGGCCTAGCTAGTTAGTTAATTCGCAGGGGTGACGCCGCCGGACGAGAAAACTTAATGGCGAGGGAAAGAGAGGGGCAGGCAGTTGCTGAGCTTGATAGTGTACAAGTTTCCGTAGTACGTTTTTACGTTGCCAGGCAAAGCTGCTGCGGGGTGCACCAAGCCCGGGCTCGCGGATTTGGGAGGACACTGGGACTGGACCAGATAAGTCGTGCGACGGGGTGAAGCCATGTGGCGCTGGAGAAGATAGAGCGTCATGGATGCACCACGACCATCCGTGGTTTGTGTGGCCCTGCGGGGAGGATCGCTCAACCGCTCAGGTCTGATCACAAGTTCAGCAACTGTAAACTGGACTACTATCTATTGGGTTCGTCCGTAGCATCAGCAACACAGTGCCATTTGGAGTTTAGGTCGGGGGATGGGTACACTACACACACTGTGCTGTGTAGAGGTGTGTTAATTCGCCAGTGCAGGATGTGAACCCATCCTCCTGCACGCAAAACGGAGCAGCcttttaacacatgattaattaagtattagttatttttttttcaagaatagattaatttgattttttaagcaactttcgtataaattttttttgcaaaaaccacgccgtttaatagtttaaaaagcatgcgcgtggaaaatgagggagaggggttggtaACATGGGGTTGCAAACACAACCACATGTGAAGCAGCAGACAGTCGGGCCCGCATGTCAGATCCGCACTTGGACTGGAGAGCAGAGCATCACACACAACCGCCAACGCAGCCGTCAGCGAGCTCGGCCAGGAGCAGACCATCGCTGACGAGTTCGATCCGTACCATGCCAGCTATAGACCCCGATTCGGAGCTTGTTGCCACAGACAGACCAAGAGCACGCCGTCGACAATCTCCATGAGCAAATCGAAGAAGCAGGTCCGCTGTGAGGGAGATGGAAAGAGAGGGATCAGTTCCGCTGTGTCGGTGCCGACCTGGAAGTGGAACTGGCGTCCTCGATTCAGAGCACTCTACTGCCGTCGAGTTTCTGTGTCTGGTGGAGTGGTGGATACCTCATCGCCGTTGCTGCTTTTTCATTGAACAATCAGAGA is part of the Oryza glaberrima chromosome 4, OglaRS2, whole genome shotgun sequence genome and encodes:
- the LOC127769267 gene encoding sedoheptulose-1,7-bisphosphatase, chloroplastic, whose amino-acid sequence is METVAAASYTRGAATRSPACCAAMSFSQSYRPKAARPPSTFYGESLRVNTARSLPSGRQSKAASRAALSTRCEIGDSLEEFLTKATPDKNLIRLLICMGEAMRTISFKVRTASCGGTACVNSFGDEQLAVDMLADKLLFEALEYSHVCKYACSEEVPELQDMGGPVDGGFSVAFDPLDGSSIVDTNFTVGTIFGVWPGDKLTGVTGGDQVAAAMGIYGPRTTYIIALKDCPGTHEFLLLDEGKWQHVKDTTTIGEGKMFSPGNLRATFDNPEYDKLINYYVKEKYTLRYTGGMVPDVNQIIVKEKGIFTNVTSPTAKAKLRLLFEVAPLGFLIEKAGGCSSDGKQSVLDKVINNLDERTQVAYGSKNEIIRFEETLYGSSRLTAGATVGAAA